The following DNA comes from Halorhabdus tiamatea SARL4B.
GCGACTCGCATCAGGTCGATCGCTTTCCGTGCGTCACCGTGCGTCTGGGCGGCGAACGCCGCTGCCAGCGGAATGACTTCCTCCCCGACGACGCCGTCGTGGAAGGCGTCTTGGCGGCGACGAAGGATCGCTTGGAGTTGGTTCGCGTCGTAATCGTCGAAGTGGACGTCCTCGGGCGTGAACGAGCTCAGTGCACGACTGCCGACAGATTCCATCATCTTCGTGTCGTTCGAGATGGCAACCACGGAGATGTGCGCAGTGATATCGTCGTCGGCACCGGCCCGCGACAGCTGGTAGAGCAGTCGGGAAAACGCAGGATCCTGCTTATCGCGGCGACCGACGAGCATGTCCAGTTCGTCGAGAACGAAGACGACGGAATCGAAATTTTCGTTGACGATGCGGTAGAGTTCGTCCCATTTCTCTTTGGTCGCCACACCGTGTTTTGGGACTTCGACGTCAACACCGGCCTCAGTCGCGGCTTGTTGAGCGAGTTCGTAGACTGCGACGCCGAGCGTATCGAGATCCTGGCAGTTGACTTCGATCGTGCCGAACTCGATATCCCGGGAACCACAGAGCCGACTGATGTTCTTGCAGACAGCCTTCGTGATGAGTGACTTTCCAGTCCCGGAGGGCCCATAGAGGAAGAGGTTCGGGGGCCGATTGTCCCCAAGCGCGACGCGAAGCATCTTTGTGACTTTTTGGAGTTGTTCATCGCGACCGACGATGCGGTCCTCAACAACGACATAGTTCGGATCAAGGAGTGACCGATCACGGATGAGCCCTTCTTGTTCGTCGAACTCTAGAAGCATGTCCTCGATAGACTGCGACCCTGAATCTTGTTTCGTATTGAGTGGCTCGCCAAACGGCGGACTATCGGGAGATTCCGCGGTCGGGTCCGTGTCAGGAGGTTCCGTTGAAAGGTCCGCTTGCGTTGAGATCTCCTTCTCCGATGATTCCTGATCAGTGCTGGAACCGTCGGATTCGTGAGTACCCATGTGGGCGGCAACACAAGCAGGGACTAAAAATCTTCCCACCTTTGTCGATGTGTGATTTAGGGATTCAGTTGATGACACTTAGGATTAGAGCGGTCTAAGATAGTTTTACGGTAGTTTTCCGAAGAGGGATAACGATATGTTTCAGGAAGAGATTCAGAAAGAATGGGTGAGAGACACACCCCTCTATCGAAGTGTTCGTAGCTACCGGTGTGGGGGGGGCTTCAAAATAAGGAAACGAAAACTAAATTGACGATAGCGAGTCTTCGATTAACAGAATTCAGGTTAGAGAGTCTGAACCTGATTTCTATGAGGTATCAATGTGATTGGGTTGGATTCTTTTCTTCATTCTTCTTCTAGCTTACTAGAAGAGACACTCACACACACACCTCTATCGATGTGTTCGATGTGTTCGCTTGGCTTCTATTTCCTATTCTTTGTGTCCAATTTGAATATCCATCATAATATTGCTATCTTGTGTCTACAGATCTTCTATTGCTTGATATCTCTCGTATTCTCGTTTGATCACTCTGCTTCAGTCTGCTCAACATTTCTTGTGCTATTGTATTAGCCTGGCCTGAACACATCGATAGAGGTGTGTCTGTCTTTTCGAGTTAGCTTTGCTCGATTTTCTCCTCAATTTTGGTATGGCTTGAGAATCTGTGTTCCCCTACACTCTGTTGGAACACATCGATAGAGGGGTATCTCCATATTTGCCATAGGACAGCTGTACTGTGCCGTCATCGTGCTTTACGGTTTCGAGTTTAACCAACATTTCCCCGCGATGGACGCTTTCCGTTGGTTAATAATTGTCGGGAGCGTCTCATAGTAAGATCTCCACGGAGTTCGTGAATCGATCAGTACAGGCGAACTATTTACCGGCGTTCGGAGGGCCGAATCGGTCGGCAATAGCGATTCCCAGATACCCTCCAAGAACCATCCCCACGAACGGCGGAATCGCGTCGGTAATTGTCTCAACCCCGAACAAGTTCAATAGACCTGAGAGGTCGATAGCGATTGCGAGCGCGGCAAGCACAACTAACGACAGGAGTAACTGCGGTCTGACCAAGGAGAGACTATCCGACTGCCGATTGTCTGTAGCCACAGATGATTGATGGTTGCTTCACCTGATAAACCTTCGTTCAATACGCACTCTTCAGCGATCGCCCGTTTCAGACGAGAATAAGGATTTCAACAGAGCTGTTCGCTTCGATTCTGGTATCTCTGGTTTGAGGCACTAATTCGCCAAAATCCCTTCCTCTATACAGTGTCATTCCATGCATTTTGATGATTTGTGATGTGTTCTATGTATAATTCCTTGGACCCCTCTACAGAGTCTTACCTAACATTAATGGATTTTCGGCACGAGTCTGTTAGGTAAGACCCGAGAGATGAGTTCAGAACTCCCCACCGCTCCCGATTCACTGCCGAAGTACATCGTCGAGGGCATCCCGAAACAGAGCAACGAATCGTTGCGAGATCTCCAGGCTTGGATCGACCAGTTGATTGAGTACCGTGAAGCTGTTTCTGCCGAGGATATCGAAGCAGACGACGGAGAAGAGATTGAAGAAGTGGATGAGAGTGGCGGCACTACGACAGTAATAAAGCGCGTGGATTGTGGGAAGGATGCCTGTACAAAGTGTCCGGAAACAAAGCATGGCCCGTATCGCTACGAGGTTTCGCGTCAGGGAGGCAAACTCGTCTGGGACTACAAAGGCCCTGTCGAAGGTTGATATCCTCCACGGCCTGTAATGGTTCACAGAAGAGTTGGACGGCAGAGGGAGTTGAGGCCATACTCAATCACTAGCCGATGATGAACGCTCATCTAGCACTACCAGTCGTTCCTCGATGATTTGCTCCTGCGATCGATTCAAACAGCAACCAGCTGTGAGCTCTCAGTTGAGAGCACCAGATGCAAAGTATAGAATCTACAAGTTCCTAAGATATCTTCGGCCGCGCCTTCAAATACTATGGCGCGTCCACTCTCGCCATGCCACCGACAGACGATCTCCACCCCCAGGATTGGCTGATAATCGTCCAGGCGCTTGACGAACTTGCTGAAGAGCTCACCTACTGCGGCCGGAAACCGCCACGCGCCGAACGCGCCAGGAACCTCGCCGATCACTTCGCTGCCCAGAACGGAATACACCGTGACGCGATTCAAACCCAACTCGACCCCACTTGGCACGGCCCAGCTGACGGTCGCGAACGGTAGCTACACGCTCGCACTACCGGACGATTCGGCATCGTGGTCGGTAAGCCGAATCCACACGAATCCGATCGTCCCGCCGGCACACCTATCCGACCGTCGCCCGTCCGTGAACATATGGATGGCAGACGTCTTCTCGTGGTTCTCGTCGTCGGAGTCCTGCTGGCACTAGCCGGCTGCAGTGGGACGACGACGGACGCCACGCCTGCAGAGACCCTGATCGAGACGACGACACTCACCGACGCCACTACGCCGACGGCCAGCCCAGCGACTACGCCCGGCGAGACATCGTCCACCACTCCGACCGACCCCGACGGTACGCTGTCGGTCCACTATCTCAACGTTGGCCAGGGCTCGGCGACCCTCGTCGTCGGGCCGACCGGCGAGACGATGCTAATTGATTCCGGTGACTGGCGCGATGATGGTGAGATTGTCCTCGATTATCTTCGCCAGCTCGATATCGACGGCCTCGACTACCTCGTCACCTCCCATGCTGACGCCGACCACATCGGCGGCCACGCGGCTGTCATCGAATACTTTGAGACCGAAGGCGAAGGTATCGGCGCCGTGTATGATCCCGGGATCACCTCGACGTCGAATACCTATGAACGCTATCTTGACGCGATCGAAGACTACAACGTCACCCTCTATCAGACCCGTGCCGGCGACGAGATCCCGCTCAAGAACGTCAATGCCCAGGTTCTCGCCCCGCCTGAAGACTACATCGCCAATGGCGACCGCAACGAGAACAGCCTCGTCATGCGACTTGCCTTTGGGAAGACCAGCATGCTGTTACCCGGCGACGGTGAGACCGCCAGCGAGGAATATCTCCGGACTGAATACGGCGACGCACTCAACGTGTCCGTCCTCGCAGCCGGCCACCACGGTAGTCAGTCTAGTACTGGCGACGCGTTCCTCGATACGACCGCACCACAGATCGCCGTCATCTCCAGCGCGTACGACTCGCAGTACGGCCACCCCGACGAAGCCGTCCTTCAGCGCCTCGCCGAGCGGTCAATCCGCACGTACTGGACGGCGACTCACGGGAATATCCAGCTGCGAACGAACGGTTCGGCGCTCACGGTTGCCACCCAAGCTGTGGCCCCGACGTCACCGCTCGACCTTCGTGACGGCAGCCCGGTCGAGCCCGGGAATACTGACCCACTCGAAGACCGCACGATCGTCTCGACGACGGGCACGGTGACGACGCCCGTGGCAACTGACGGTGGATCGACGACGCCCACGGCAACAGAGACGCCTACAGCGACGACGACGCCGACCGCCACTGAGACACCGACAGCAACGGCCACGCCGACGGCTACTGAGAGTGGGACACTCGCGATCGCCGAGATTCACGAAGACGCTCAGGGAACCGAACGGGAGAACCTCAACGACGAGTACGTCGTCTTCGAGAACACGGGTGACGAGGCTCTCGATCTCTCCGGGTGGACGGTTGATGATGCAGCCGATCACACGTATACGTTCCCGAGCGGCTTCACACTCGATCCCGGTGCCCAGGTGACGCTGCACACCGGGAGCGGGACGGACTCGGCGACGGACCTCTACTGGGGTTCCGGAAGCCCGATCTGGAACAACGCCGGCGATACCGTCTTCGTCCACGATGACGAAGGCACGCCCGTACTCACGGAGGAATACTAATGGCGGCTGATGGAACCTTCACCGGGGTCGTTGATCGATTCGAAGCGGACCGGGCCGTGGTGTTGCTCGAAGCCGACGGCGAGACGATCGACGAAATCGTCCTAGACAAAGACCGATTGCCCGAAGACGGACGCCACGTCGATGCCGTGCTGACTATCGAACTTGAGGACGGTGGGATACAGGAGATCGCCTACGAAGCAGACGAGACAGAGAGCCGTTCGGAGCGGGCCCAGCGTCGATTCGATTCGCTGTCACAACGGCCACCCACCAGTGAAGACGACTCGGGCTCGACGTGAGAGTGGTCGCTGCCTTTGAAAGTGTGCCTTCTGCCCTTCCGGTGAAGAACAAGTGTTCCGACATTCTGTCGGCATCGAGGACCGAATTACCGAAAATCGAGGATTCGCTCTTGGGAAGCAGGTTGCTAGTAGCGCTGAGAATGTTCGTTTCGGGACGGGCGTGACTCCATGAGAATCCCGCTGAAAAGCCTGGAGTGTGAAGTACGAAATGGAGTCACCAAGGTCGATCTATGACACGTCTCTTGGAAGACGGGAGCGTGACAGACCTGGGATGCGAAGGAACAGGAGAATTGGGATCGCGGCCCGGCCGACCCCGGTCGGCCGTGGCCGCAAGCCCGGAGCGATGTCGTTCCGCTTCACGTATCCAGGACTCCAGAGGGAACCATGTCCACGACAACGGATCACTACCTGGGCATCGATGTCCACAAAACAGACGCCTACGTCGCTGTTATGGACGAGGAAGGCGAACTCGTCGAAGAGGTCCGCGTCGCCAACGCGGACCTCGACGAACTTGCACAGAAGTACGAAGGGAGCGAAGCGGCGCTCGAAGCGGGAAGCAACCATTTCACCATCTACGACGAGTTGGAACAGTACGTTGATGTGACGCTCGCCAATCCGGCCAAGGCCGATTGGCTCGCTACTCAGCGCCAGAAGAGTGACCGGAAGGATGCAAAGAATCTGGCACGGTATCTCCGGTTGAACGACGTGCCAGAGAGCTACGTCCCACCCGAAGAGTATCGGCGCTACCGCGCGCTTGCGCGCGGTCGCAAGAAGTTCGTTGACAAACGCAACGACTTCAAGAACGAGGTGAACTCGTTGCTCGACCGGAACGGAATCACGTACGATGGATCGTTGTGGACGGATGAAGGGCGTGAGTTCTTGGACGAACTCACGCTTGGAGAGCCGTCACAGCTGTTGTTGGAGCAGTGGTTAGAAGCGATTGATGAGTTCACGGAGAAGATTACTGAGATTCAAGCGAAGATTGAGGAAGTGGCGGTAGATGTTGAAGAAGTAGATTTGCTGATGACAGTTCCGGGAATTGCGTCGTATTCCGGTTTGATGATTCACAGCGAGATCGGCGAGGTAGAGCGGTTTGATCGTGCCGCCGAGGTAGTGAGTTACGCCGGATTAGATCCTGTAATCCGCGAGTCTGGCGACTCGCGGAGAGAAGGAGCAATCAGCAAGGAAGGCAACGGAAACTTACGCTGGATCCTCGTCCAATGTGCGAATGTTGCTGTACACAACGTGAAGGATCCGTACCTGAGTCAGTTCTACTGGCGGTTACGGAACAAGCGAAACAAACCGCACAAGGTAGCGATCGTGGCAACAGCGCGGAAGCTGTTAGTGGCGTTGTTCAACATGCTCAGGAAAAACGAACCATATGACCCACCGGAGGTGAGCGCCTGAGAGACGCCGAGGCGTCTCTCTTTGGGCGGGCCAGCGCACGATGAGCGGCTGGTGTGTCGTGTGAAGATGCCCCCGCACGGCGGATGTGGAGACGCCTGATCGGACTGCTTGGTGTGGCTTTTCTCTCGTAGGACCGCTCGGGACATGCTCACCCAGAAAATCTAAGCATCTCGACGTGGTTTGTTCAGATAGCGGGATTCTCAGCGATGTCATAGAAAGCTTTGCACGGCCAGTCTATCCGACTTTTGTCAAGATTTCCGTGCAAGATACAGCGCGCGTATCTTGCACGGAGCAACTTCCAGAAACAGCCATCCCCAATTGATCAATATAGGGAAAGCACGTATCGCTCAATACAGCACGAACTCTTTCCCAGTCGTCACGGGTGTGGCCGGTCTGGAAAGGAAGGTGGTCAGCCTATTTCACGGGCATTGGCCGAAACAGAATCGTGTTCGCCGTGAGTTGGAACCGAAACCAGAGCGACGTTCCTGAAAATCTCCCTCGCTCATCATCAGCATCCAGTTTCGCCGTAGTCTGTGTTGTTGGCTCGTGAACCGAAGATGAAAGCGTCACCGAGTATGGGAGTCGCTCTTCTGCCCATTCTCCGGTGACACGGAACGCCTCGCCGTGAACCACATCCTGAACTGTATGGTCGTCTTGATATATTTCTGCCCCATCTTTCTCGACGCTCACCGTGACTGAAAGTGGCTGGTACTGCTCTGCAGTCGAGAGTGACTCGACGATGACGCCAGCGAACGCGAAACGAGGATTCCTAGCTCGTTGCTCGTTCCGATAGGTATTGCAACCTGCAAGACCAGCAAGGGCGGCCCCAGAGAGGCCAAGGAGGGTTCGACGGTTCATACAATTCATACTCTATCGGTGAGCAAATATCTTCTGCTAAGCCCAACCTGTACTGTTAGACCCGCACGCCTGCCTACCGGTTGTTTCAGTAACGGGATCGGCGAACTAACCGTGCTTTAGCAGAATTCCCGGGATACGGATTCACCGGAACCAAATTTCGAGCTCCGCATTAGTCCGTCTCGTCCTCCTCGTCGTCTTCGGGTTCACTCCCCCACGTTTCCACGCGACCGGGATCCTCCTTGACCATGAATTCCTCGTCATACTCCGGTTCCTCCCCACGATCAACAACTGACTCGCCAAACGGGTCTTGATACGGCGTCTGGGCATCCAGCCGGGCTAACTCCTCCGTATGCGCGTCAACCCAGTCCAGTAACTCCGGCAACTCATTCTCAACATTCTGCTGATAATCAAGAATCGTCCGCACAGCATGGATGAGCCCCTGATTCTCCATTCGCCGCGCGACACGCTTCCCACGCGTCGTAATCCGGTACTCGTTGCTCACACTGGACTCCTCCGGCGTCATCCCCGGGACAACCAGCCCTAACCCCCGCCCTTCAGTGAGCCGCCGAGTCAACGTTGACGAACTGATCGTCAGTCGGTCGTCTAAGTCACTGAACCGCTGCCCATCTTCCATCGAGAGCAACGTGAGAATGCCGAGTGCGCCGCGTTTCTGAAGGAACCCACTAATCGACTCAGCGTCGGGCATTCACTACACTCTTCCAAATCAACCCTCTTAGAAACCGAAGATACCTTCGAATCAAATTCCAATTCGTTCCGAATCCTCGTTACGATTGGAAAGTGCTGTACGGTTCCCGCTCAAAACCCTCTAGCTCGTACGCTTATTCGGAAATCCGGAAACGACACCCACGAGAATATGGTTCGAATCAAAGTACCACTCTGGTACGTCATGCTCGGCTTCCTGCCCGGACCGGTCACGCACCGGACGCAGTCAGGCAGCCACGCGTCCGTGCCTATCCACCTCGGTAGGACTCACCGACGCCGGGTGCAACGGTGGTGGAGTCGGTGACCACTCCTGACTCTGATGATCCGTCCCGTGAGGAATTCCTGGACGCCATCGAGGCGGAGACAGAGGACCTCTGCCACATCCACGACCATATCACGCGCATCATCACGAACCTCGACATCCGTGAGGAGTGGTTCAGGGGGTACGATGACCCTGATCGCGCGAAGTTCGACCTGGAACCGATGGTGCGGCTGTTCCTCTACAAGCACGCCCGCGAGTTGAATCAGTCCGAGGTCGCACGCCGGCTGCGCGGGGCTGCGTACGTGTATCTGCGTCTCGGTTTCGACCAGCCGATCTCCCAGCAGATCATCAGTCACAACAAGCGCAACCGCTTCAACGCGGCAGAACGCAGCCTCTTGAAGGACGCTGCGGACGTGATTCGGACCGTCTGTGGCGAACACGACGTCATCCAGTCGAATGAACCGGCGCTTGAACCGGAAGACGTCCAGCACGACCAAGTCAGTGAAGCCGAGATTATGGATGCAGTCCAGCGTGCGACTGACCTCGGGTTCAGTGAGTTCAGCGCGGATCGCGCCAGTAACGCGACGTACCCGCTGGAAGCGTACTTCGAGCGGCAAGGCTACCTGAACATGTCCCGTGCCGGGACGACGACCGCATCACGACGGTTCGCCCGACTCAGCGAACGGAAGACCGTCCCACACGGCTCCTCGCACAACCGCACGATGAAGAAGGTTGCCAAGCCGGAGTCCCAGCTCACGTTCGACGAATTCGTGACGGGCCAGCAGACGCCGGAATGGAAACGGATTCGGGACGAGGTCTTAGAGCCGTTCCACGCGGGCGTGGAGAACATCCTCGATGAGCTGACCGATGAGGACTACGCCGAGGCAGGCTTCACTGAGCCGGTGCATGCAGCGATTGACATCACGGCGTGGAACTTCTATGCGTCGCCGTTCATATCCGAGCAGGACGCGCGGACGTCCGACAAGACCCCTATCGAGGTGACAATCGATGGGGAGGAGAAACTGTTAGACCCTGATCATCCGGATTTGGTGTCTGGGCTCAAGGATAGCGATGAGCGCGGGTACAAGTTCGCCACGATCACGATTATCGCGGAGAACACGCCGATTGTCCTCGGTGTGGAACCAGTACGCGATCAGCGGAAGTGGGAGAAAGAGATGGGGTGGGACGTTGAGCGGACATCGCGTGCGGATATTGTGGAGAGTTTGTTGGAGCAGGCGTCCCGTCACGTGGACATTCACAAGGTGTTCCTCGACCGGGGGTTCAGTAGCCTCGAAACGCGTGATGTTATCGACCAGCGCGAGCAGTTGTATGTGCTTGGGAAACCGGCGCGGGCGAAGGTTGACCAAGACCACATCGAGGATATCCAGGAGCACGAGGCGTACGATAGTCGAATCGTGCATGGGTCGCAGACGTTCGATGGACGTGAGCACGAGATGACGTACGTGTACACGCCATCGAAGAAGGACGGCGACAAGTACGCGGTGTTCACGATCAACGAGCACGTGGACCATCACCGTGCGGAAGCGTTGCTCGGCCAGTACAGCCAGCGGATGGAGATCGAGAACGAATACAAGACTATCAAGAAGCACTTCCTGCCGACGTCGGCGTCGAAGGATTTCCGGATTCGGTTCCTGTACTTCGTGATTGGGTCGCTGCTGTACAACGTGTGGCGGATGGCGAACTTCATCCTCCGGGACGCGGTGGATGTTGATCTCGGTGACCACCCGCCGATTCTCGCAGGCGAACTGATCGAGTTGGTGGCGTTCTGCCTGTTCGACCCACCCGACTAGCCGAGATCCTTCTCCGAGTAAGCAAATCCCGTGAGCGACAGCTGTATCTCCTGAGTGCTGTTTCCGCCCGATCCCTGGTCAATTCGTGATCCAATAGTCACCAAACTAGTAATTCTCTCACCGGCTCCGTTGTCCCAATCTGTTCGATCTCCTGAACCGTCGGAGATCCCCTCGTTTCGCTTGTAGAAATGCCAAACAGTCAGGTTGGGGGAAGATGAGACTATAGCGGGTATAGCGGGGTTGAAATGCGTAATCGCGACAGAATTCACGCTGGCACGACGGTAGCTCTCGCCGCATCAAGGCATCTCCAAAGACAAACTCACACATCACCTTAGAGCGTTACTGCTTCGAAAATGCGTCCACCGCAAACCTGGCGACGAAGCGCTCAAAACTATCCTCAAAACGACGCGATGACGCCACCAATAATCGCTTGCCTAAGAGTAAACCGAAAAATACGATACGGGTCGAAACAGCTCGAAGTCGGCGTCACGGCGTCACGAATCAGGCCACTGCGATGGCGGACGTGGTTGATCCGATCCCGTAGACGATATCGAAGAGGAAAAAGCGAACGGACATCGTTCATCGCTTACAAGTGGGGGTTACTACATCACTGATGGGACAATGACTGGTGCGACCGGACAGCACGATCCCGACCGGGTCCGTCCGCTTCTCGGGGCAGGGGGTGGATTCATCAGGGCCGAAGGACCGTGTCGAGATGCGTGACAGACGACAGACGTACGGCGACTGTCGTGGGAAAGCGGTAGACCCTGACAAGTGTCCAGACGAAGACACTTCCCACAGTGGTAAGTCAGTCGCGAACTCAGCACAGCTACGGACACCTGATGATCCAGTTCGTCGTAAAGCATAGAACCTTATAAAATTTACCCTATGTACAATTGTGTTGAATATATTTTCTGTAACTAGCAAGCGGGGCCACGGCGATCATTATCAAAGGGATATTATAACACACGGGCGAACCGTTTTACGTATACGCATGACACTGGCAAGTCTACGAGAGACGGTCTACGAGACGCTGATGGCACTGCCGGAAAACGACCTCGTCAGAGGCACCAGCGGCAACGTCAGCGGTCGCGAGGGCGATCGCGTCGTGATCAAGCCCAGTGGCGTCGATTACGACGAACTCTCGCCGGAGAATCTCGTCGTCGTCAACATGAACGGCGAGGTGGTCGAAGGCGATCTCAAGCCCTCGGTCGACACGGGCGCACACCTCCACATCTACCGGGAGAACGAGGAACTCGGCGGGATCATCCACACCCACTCGACGTACGCGACGGCCTTTGCGGCCGCCGGCCGGGAACTCCCCGTCTACGTGACGGAACTCGCCGACACCTTCGGTGAGTCGATCCCCGTCTCTGACTACGTCCCGCCGGGGACCGAGGCCATCGGCGAGGAGTTCGCCAAGCACACGGGCGAGGGGAAGTTCCAGGGCCTGCTCATGAAGAACCACGGCCTGTTCGCCGCCGGCAAGGAACCCGGGGACGCGCTGAAGGCCGCACTCCACATCGAACACAGCGCGAAGATCTCCTCGATCGCCGAGGACCTGGGCACGCCCGAGGAGATCCCCGACGAGGAAGCACAACGCCTCAACCAGGAGTATCTCGAGGGCTACGGCCAGGAGTGATTCCGATGGACGGACAATACCTCGTGGGGACGGACATCGGGACGAACAGCACGAAGACGATCCTCGTCTCGCCGGAGGGCGAGGTGCTGGGCACGGGCAATGCCGGCTACGAAGTCGAACAGCCCGAACCCTCCTGGGCCCAGCAGTGGCCCGACGTCTGGGTCGAGGCGACCTACGACTCCATCCAGCAAGCCATCGACGACGCCGAGGTCGATCCCGCCGACATCCGGGGGATCAGCATCTCTAGCCTCTACGGCGGCGCGGGCGTTCCGATCGACGAGGACGGGGAGCCGGTCTACCCCTGTCTGATCTGGATGGACCGCCGCGCGACCGACCAGGTCGGGTGGGTCAAGGACAACGTCGACCTCGATCGACTCTTCGAGATCACCGGCAACTACGTCGATTCGTACTTCGGGTACACCAAGATCCTCTGGCTCAAGGAGAACGAACCCGATGTCTGGGAAGACATCGAGAACTTTGTCCCCCCGAACAATTACGTCGAGTACGTCATGACCGACGAGTTGGCCGTCGATTACTCCTCAGCCGGCAACGTCGGCGGTGTCTTCGACCTGGAGGCCCTAGAGTGGTCCGAGGAAGCCTGCGAGATGCTGGGGATTTCGACTGAAAAGTTCCCCGACCGGCTGGTCGCCTCCGACGACATCGTCGGCGAGGTGACCGCCGAGGCCGCGGAAGAGTGTGGTCTCGAGGAAGGGACGCCGGTGATCGCGGGCGGCGTCGACGCGCCGATGGCGACGCTGGCCGCGGGGGCTTTCGAACGTGGGGACAACGTGAGCATGATGGGGACTTCGACGTGCTGGGGGACCGTTCACGACGGCGACGGGCTCGCGAAGGAACTGGTCTCGTTCCCCCACGTAGCCAACGGCGAGCAAAAAGTCTACACCTTCGGCGGGTCGGCGACGACGGGCGGGCTCATCGAATGGTTCAAGGAAGAGTTCGGCGGCCCCGAGGTCGAGGCGGGCGAACTCGCCGACATCGACCCCTTCGAACTCCTGAACATGAAGGCAGAGGACGTGTCGCCGGGCTCGGAGGGGCTGGTCGCGCTGCCGTACTTCAAGGGCGAGCGCTCGCCGATCTGGGACCCCGATTCCCGCGGGATGTTCGTTGGCTTGACGCTATACCACGAGAAGGAGCACCTCTACCGGGCCTTGATGGAGGCAGGCGGGTACAGCCTCAGGCACAACGTCGAGGTCGCGAAGAACATCGGCGTGCCGCTGAACGACGAGACCCGCGTCGTCGGCGGCGTCTCGAACTCTGAGCTCTGGATGGACATCCTCGCGGACGTCACCGGCCGGCGAATGGAAGTCCCAGCCGGCGGCGTCGGCGCACCGCTGGGCGACGCCTACCTCGTCGGGGTCGCCACCGGACTGTTCGACGATTACGACGCCATCACCGACTGGACCGAGACCGGCGAGGTCTACGAGCCCGACGCCGAGACCCACGAGACCTACGAGGAGTACTACGACATCTACAAGCGCCTCTACGAGAACACGAAAGACGAGATGCACCGGCTGACGGAGCTATAGCGGCGGTCATCTTTTTCGTCGGGCCGTCTTTTTTGGTCGCGCCGACGCTACTGGCTGTCGATGCCACCGGCGGGCGCGTTCGCGTCGATCCGCAACAGGGTTTCGCCGTCGGTCCAGGTAAGGACGTGTTCCGTGCCGCTCCGGTCGTACACGGGGCCGGCAACGTCGGGATCGGGTACGACGTCGCCACCACCGCTGACCGTCGCCGGCGGGTAGCCCCACGCGTGGGAGAGCGCGGCCGTCCCGTCGCTGGCAGGCGCACACCGATCCGTGCCGGTGTCCTCGATTGGGTCGGCTCTGGAGTGCCCGGAAGCGGTTCCCGCGGGGCCGCCGAGGACGGCCGTCGCCAGCCACGTCGTGCCCGGGGGGTGCTCGCCGGACAGCGTCGGGACGACCGTCCGGGGGAAGAGCAGGTTCGTGTTCGGCGACTGCAGTTCGACCGCAGCCTCGCGAGCCCCCTCGAGCGCTCGAAGCAGGCTGTCGCCGACGCCGGTCGCGGCGACCGCAGTTCCTTCCCCGGCGGC
Coding sequences within:
- a CDS encoding FGGY-family carbohydrate kinase — its product is MDGQYLVGTDIGTNSTKTILVSPEGEVLGTGNAGYEVEQPEPSWAQQWPDVWVEATYDSIQQAIDDAEVDPADIRGISISSLYGGAGVPIDEDGEPVYPCLIWMDRRATDQVGWVKDNVDLDRLFEITGNYVDSYFGYTKILWLKENEPDVWEDIENFVPPNNYVEYVMTDELAVDYSSAGNVGGVFDLEALEWSEEACEMLGISTEKFPDRLVASDDIVGEVTAEAAEECGLEEGTPVIAGGVDAPMATLAAGAFERGDNVSMMGTSTCWGTVHDGDGLAKELVSFPHVANGEQKVYTFGGSATTGGLIEWFKEEFGGPEVEAGELADIDPFELLNMKAEDVSPGSEGLVALPYFKGERSPIWDPDSRGMFVGLTLYHEKEHLYRALMEAGGYSLRHNVEVAKNIGVPLNDETRVVGGVSNSELWMDILADVTGRRMEVPAGGVGAPLGDAYLVGVATGLFDDYDAITDWTETGEVYEPDAETHETYEEYYDIYKRLYENTKDEMHRLTEL
- a CDS encoding transposase, with amino-acid sequence MTTPDSDDPSREEFLDAIEAETEDLCHIHDHITRIITNLDIREEWFRGYDDPDRAKFDLEPMVRLFLYKHARELNQSEVARRLRGAAYVYLRLGFDQPISQQIISHNKRNRFNAAERSLLKDAADVIRTVCGEHDVIQSNEPALEPEDVQHDQVSEAEIMDAVQRATDLGFSEFSADRASNATYPLEAYFERQGYLNMSRAGTTTASRRFARLSERKTVPHGSSHNRTMKKVAKPESQLTFDEFVTGQQTPEWKRIRDEVLEPFHAGVENILDELTDEDYAEAGFTEPVHAAIDITAWNFYASPFISEQDARTSDKTPIEVTIDGEEKLLDPDHPDLVSGLKDSDERGYKFATITIIAENTPIVLGVEPVRDQRKWEKEMGWDVERTSRADIVESLLEQASRHVDIHKVFLDRGFSSLETRDVIDQREQLYVLGKPARAKVDQDHIEDIQEHEAYDSRIVHGSQTFDGREHEMTYVYTPSKKDGDKYAVFTINEHVDHHRAEALLGQYSQRMEIENEYKTIKKHFLPTSASKDFRIRFLYFVIGSLLYNVWRMANFILRDAVDVDLGDHPPILAGELIELVAFCLFDPPD
- a CDS encoding class II aldolase/adducin family protein, coding for MTLASLRETVYETLMALPENDLVRGTSGNVSGREGDRVVIKPSGVDYDELSPENLVVVNMNGEVVEGDLKPSVDTGAHLHIYRENEELGGIIHTHSTYATAFAAAGRELPVYVTELADTFGESIPVSDYVPPGTEAIGEEFAKHTGEGKFQGLLMKNHGLFAAGKEPGDALKAALHIEHSAKISSIAEDLGTPEEIPDEEAQRLNQEYLEGYGQE